The following proteins are co-located in the Macadamia integrifolia cultivar HAES 741 chromosome 3, SCU_Mint_v3, whole genome shotgun sequence genome:
- the LOC122074423 gene encoding MDIS1-interacting receptor like kinase 2-like: MGLQFLLPTALFLRSGWIYPCSDEVAAVARETTQSLPHYASMNDAHTPDRTSSRASDEEENGLTRKKSDSPRSNLPSWKKASKSTIFKEHNTFNTLKTGEKENIIEATENFDDKHCIGKGSYGVYKATLSTGQVVAVKKLHPLQEDLHPLQEDADVVNLKHFTNDIHALTEIRHRNIVKVYGFCSHSLHSYLIYEYFERGSLAKILGDVERAIELDWIKRISVIKGVADALSYMHHDCSLPIIHRDVSSSNILLDFEYEASVSDFGIARILMPDSSNWTSLAGTYCYIAPELAYTMRVTKKCDVYSFGVITIETLMGRHPSELLSSLSLSLLSLLVSSSNVQTMMLKDVLDQRLPPPTAEIYGAMVSMVKIAFTCLNVDPQSRPTMKHVSQEPSSHKPFSLKSFHTITLGEFLHGGRLVFSSQFPVDGHAKGGDLSS, translated from the exons ATGGGGCTGCAGTTTCTTCTCCCTACAGCACTGTTTCTTCGTTCCGGGTGGATTTATCCATGTTCAGATGAGGTAGCAGCAGTAGCAAGAGAGACAACACAGAGCTTACCGCACTATGCTTCTATGAACGATGCCCATACGCCTGACAGAACTTCGTCTAGAGCGAGCGATGAGGAAGAGAACGGCCTTACTAGGAAAAAATCAGACTCTCCAAGGAGCAATCTACCTTCATGGAAGAAAGCTTCAAAGAGCACAATATTCAAAGAGCACAATACTTTCAACACTTTAA agacgggagaaaaggaaaatatcatTGAAGCCACAGAGAACTTTGATGACAAGCATTGCATTGGGAAAGGAAGCTATGGAGTTTACAAAGCAACTTTATCAACAGGTCAAGTGGTAGCTGTGAAGAAGCTTCATCCATTACAAGAAGAT CTTCATCCATTACAAGAAGATGCTGATGTGGTCAACCTAAAGCATTTTACAAATGATATTCATGCATTAACTGAAATACGGCATCGCAACATTGTAAAAGTCTATGGTTTTTGTTCACATTCACTACACTCATATTTGATTTATGAATATTTTGAAAGGGGAAGTTTGGCGAAGATCCTAGGAGATGTGGAGAGGGCAATAgaattggattggatcaagaGAATAAGTGTAATTAAAGGTGTGGCTGATGCACTATCTTACATGCACCATGATTGTTCACTGCCAATTATTCATAGAGATGTATCAAGTAGCAATATTCTGTTGGATTTTGAGTATGAGGCTAGTGTGTCGGATTTTGGCATTGCAAGGATTTTAATGCCCGATTCAAGTAATTGGACTTCTCTTGCAGGCACTTATTGCTATATTGCTCCAG agTTGGCTTATACAATGAGGGTGACAAAAAAGTGTGATGTGTATAGCTTCGGTGTGATAACAATAGAAACATTAATGGGAAGGCACCCCAGTGAGCTCCTTTCATCTTTATCACTATCATTATTGTCATTGTTGGTATCATCATCAAATGTGCAGACGATGATGTTGAAAGATGTTTTGGATCAACGGCTCCCTCCTCCCACGGCTGAAATTTATGGAGCGATGGTTTCTATGGTAAAAATCGCATTTACATGCTTGAATGTTGATCCCCAATCTCGGCCAACTATGAAACATGTGTCTCAGGAGCCATCATCTCACAAGCCATTttctctcaagtcatttcacacaaTCACATTAGGAGAATTCTTGCATGGAGGAAGA cTTGTGTTCTCTAGTCAGTTccctgttgatggccatgccaaaggtggggattTGTCTAGTTGA
- the LOC122072784 gene encoding uncharacterized protein LOC122072784 encodes MESNLSAGNMIPGAPYGVLDMQGSMHVPHQQHPHTTHQHHSNPNQGCIVHPPIHDVFPFTVGNMHECDQPINLVDYNKGEKAKNSTSDEDETSLNEDGNDGHNDAGKGKKGVVPWQRMKWTDSMVRLLITAVSYIGEDVASECGSGGRRKFAILQKKGKWKSVSKVMAERGCFVSPQQCEDKFNDLNKRYKRLTDVLGRGTSCKVVANPALLDMMDLSEKAKEDVRKILSSKHLFYEEMCSYHNGNRLHLPADPALQRSLQLALRSRDIHETHDNKRPLQDDVDEEDHDAETDDCDDESEENHALGGDNGGTFGVPGSYAKRMKHGQDHDDMNFGNPSSSQDFNRSYPSHAQIFPADIDKVFPEGSKAAWVQKQWMQSRLLQLEEEKLQIQVQMLELEKQRFKWQRFSRKKDRELDKLRMENERMKLQNERMGLELKRKELEIDYT; translated from the coding sequence ATGGAAAGTAATTTATCAGCGGGAAACATGATTCCAGGTGCTCCTTATGGGGTATTGGACatgcaaggatccatgcatGTTCCTCACCAACAACATCCACACACCACTCACCAACATCATTCCAATCCTAACCAGGGCTGTATAGTCCATCCCCCTATCCATGATGTCTTCCCCTTCACGGTAGGAAATATGCATGAATGCGATCAGCCCATCAACCTTGTGGATTATAATAAGGGTGAAAAGGCAAAGAATTCCACAAGCGATGAAGATGAGACAAGTTTAAATGAAGATGGCAATGATGGCCATAATGATGCtgggaaagggaagaagggggtTGTTCCATGGCAGCGCATGAAGTGGACTGATTCAATGGTGAGGCTTCTTATAACTGCTGTTTCCTACATAGGCGAGGATGTTGCCTCTGAATGTGGCAGCGGGGGGAGAAGGAAATTTGCGATCCTACAGAAGAAGGGGAAGTGGAAATCAGTTTCAAAGGTCATGGCTGAGAGAGGATGTTTTGTCTCGCCCCAGCAATGTGAGGACAAGTTCAACGACTTGAACAAAAGATACAAAAGGCTCACGGATGTCCTTGGGAGAGGAACTTCTTGCAAGGTTGTTGCAAACCCTGCACTGTTGGACATGATGGACCTCTCTGAAAAAGCAAAGGAGGACGTTAGGAAGATTTTGAGCTCGAAGCATCTGTTCTATGAAGAGATGTGCTCTTATCACAATGGGAACCGGCTGCATCTCCCAGCTGATCCAGCGCTGCAGCGATCATTGCAGTTGGCTCTTAGGAGTAGGGATATTCATGAGACTCATGACAATAAGAGGCCTCTACAAGATGACGTTGATGAAGAAGATCATGATGCAGAAACTGATGATTGTGATGATGAATCGGAGGAGAATCATGCCTTAGGTGGGGATAATGGGGGAACATTTGGGGTTCCTGGATCATAtgcaaagaggatgaaacaTGGACAGgatcatgatgacatgaatttTGGGAACCCCTCAAGTTCTCAGGATTTTAACAGAAGTTACCCATCTCATGCCCAAATTTTTCCTGCTGACATTGATAAAGTGTTCCCTGAAGGGTCCAAAGCGGCTTGGGTACAGAAGCAGTGGATGCAATCTCGCTTACTTCAGTTGGAAGAGGAGAAGTTACAAATTCAGGTGCAGATGTTGGAGCTGGAGAAACAGAGGTTCAAGTGGCAGAGATTTAGCAGAAAGAAAGACAGGGAGCTGGATAAACTGCGAATGGAAAATGAGAGAATGAAGCTTCAAAACGAGCGTATGGGATTAGAATTGAAACGTAAGGAGTTAGAAATTGATTATACCTAA